A region of Maribacter algicola DNA encodes the following proteins:
- a CDS encoding alpha/beta hydrolase yields the protein MKKIIFLILLVVPLAVFSQQLKIVKGTINDSLAIKGEGGDAETFSLYLPSNFNMSQAWPVLFLFDMQGSSRAVLSMFSSAAEKEGYILASSNDLKDTLSLSQNVLIANRMLNTVYDMIPIHKERVYVGGIGDGGRFATLVPTFIKDIKGVLSCGAALANTEVLTRKNMFYFIGIAGRSDYNYRELQESKKVLDNLKFPNLLLFFEGGHQWAPVDETAIALRSFTLSEMAKGTVPRNDSLVNEYYQNSLIRANELLSNDKPLLAENVLDNATQVYNPFGDLDSLKTSKKILRRSKTYRSKKRLQENFFLKETLTKEDYGYYLEEDILTYNYNNLGWWNFQMSELDKMDKSGNEFEKRMASRLRGFLNALISDNLNIIATDKQVDLEALNFLYQLKTITEPKNPENYLKVISYSALVEDFGTGIFYLEELLKTGYDNIEELYGLENTALFRITPEFNAIVYKYLKNARYKSIEEQ from the coding sequence GCGAAGGAGGTGATGCGGAGACTTTTTCTTTATACCTTCCATCGAATTTCAATATGTCACAGGCTTGGCCAGTCCTTTTTCTTTTTGACATGCAAGGGAGTAGTAGGGCTGTCTTATCCATGTTTTCGTCTGCTGCTGAAAAGGAAGGTTATATTCTCGCGAGTTCCAATGATTTAAAGGACACCTTAAGTCTTTCACAAAATGTCTTGATAGCCAATAGAATGCTCAATACGGTATATGACATGATTCCTATACATAAGGAAAGAGTGTACGTGGGAGGTATAGGAGACGGTGGAAGGTTTGCTACCTTGGTGCCTACATTTATAAAGGATATCAAAGGTGTTCTTTCCTGCGGCGCCGCATTAGCGAATACGGAGGTACTTACACGAAAAAACATGTTTTACTTTATTGGAATAGCCGGTCGATCTGACTATAATTACAGGGAGCTCCAGGAAAGTAAAAAGGTACTGGATAATCTTAAATTTCCCAATTTATTGCTGTTTTTTGAAGGGGGACATCAGTGGGCTCCCGTTGATGAAACTGCCATTGCGCTTAGGTCTTTTACACTGTCTGAAATGGCCAAAGGTACTGTTCCCAGAAATGACAGCTTGGTCAATGAGTATTACCAAAATTCTTTAATAAGGGCTAATGAACTACTATCCAATGATAAGCCGCTGTTGGCCGAAAATGTCTTGGATAACGCCACACAAGTCTATAATCCTTTTGGGGATTTGGATTCTCTAAAAACATCCAAAAAAATACTTAGAAGGAGTAAAACCTACAGGTCTAAAAAGCGCTTACAGGAGAATTTCTTTTTAAAGGAAACCTTGACCAAGGAGGATTATGGATACTATTTGGAAGAGGATATTTTGACCTATAATTATAATAATTTGGGATGGTGGAACTTTCAAATGTCCGAATTGGACAAAATGGACAAGAGTGGTAATGAATTTGAAAAACGGATGGCAAGCAGGCTTCGAGGATTCTTGAATGCGTTGATATCGGATAATCTCAATATCATTGCAACCGATAAGCAAGTTGATTTGGAGGCTCTGAACTTTTTGTACCAGTTGAAGACCATTACCGAACCAAAAAATCCCGAAAATTATCTAAAGGTGATTTCCTACAGTGCCCTTGTTGAGGACTTTGGTACCGGAATTTTCTATCTGGAGGAATTATTGAAAACGGGATATGACAATATAGAAGAGCTTTACGGGTTGGAAAATACCGCGCTGTTTAGAATTACCCCAGAGTTTAATGCCATTGTTTACAAGTATTTAAAAAATGCCCGGTATAAGAGTATTGAAGAGCAATAG